One genomic window of Bradyrhizobium sp. CCGE-LA001 includes the following:
- a CDS encoding SDR family oxidoreductase, with protein sequence MPQTDRSSSFPSRLVGQYALVTGASQGIGRAVAVRLAQEGATVAINYFGSPEGAEETLALARTAAADRGHGRLDHVVVKADVGNEQDIAAMFETVLSRWKRLDCLVNNAGFQRESPSEALDVETYRRIIDVNLNGAVLCAQKALAHFVARGGGGSIINCSSVHQIIPKPGYLAYSISKGGMANLTRTLALEFAGRGIRVNAVGPGAIDTPINAAWTGDPEKRGVVTSHIPLGRVGTPEEIAAVFAFLASDDASYITGQTLYACGGLTLFPEFRENWAS encoded by the coding sequence ATGCCACAAACCGATCGCTCGAGCTCCTTTCCCTCGCGTCTCGTCGGCCAATATGCACTGGTCACCGGCGCCTCCCAAGGCATCGGCCGCGCCGTTGCCGTCCGGCTCGCCCAGGAAGGGGCGACCGTCGCCATCAATTATTTCGGCAGTCCTGAAGGCGCGGAGGAGACGCTCGCGCTGGCGCGAACGGCAGCTGCCGACCGCGGCCATGGCAGGCTCGACCATGTCGTGGTCAAGGCCGATGTCGGCAACGAGCAGGACATCGCCGCGATGTTCGAGACCGTCCTGTCGCGCTGGAAGCGCCTAGACTGTCTCGTCAACAATGCCGGCTTCCAGCGGGAATCGCCGAGCGAGGCGCTCGACGTCGAAACCTATCGCCGCATCATCGACGTCAACCTCAATGGCGCGGTGCTGTGCGCGCAGAAGGCGCTCGCCCATTTCGTCGCGCGCGGCGGAGGCGGCAGCATCATCAATTGCTCGAGCGTGCACCAGATCATTCCCAAGCCCGGCTATCTCGCTTATTCGATCAGCAAGGGCGGCATGGCCAATCTGACGCGCACGCTGGCGCTCGAATTCGCCGGCCGGGGCATCCGCGTCAATGCGGTCGGCCCCGGGGCGATCGACACGCCGATCAACGCGGCCTGGACAGGCGACCCGGAAAAGCGGGGCGTCGTCACCTCCCACATTCCCTTGGGGCGCGTCGGCACGCCGGAGGAGATCGCCGCCGTGTTCGCCTTCCTCGCCTCGGACGATGCGAGCTACATCACCGGGCAGACCCTCTATGCCTGTGGTGGCCTGACATTGTTTCCGGAATTCCGGGAGAACTGGGCGAGCTGA
- a CDS encoding solute carrier family 23 protein — MATATGSDEQTQGYFPHWKLKSSGVIMPEERLPWGQTVVSGLQHCVAMSGSTIIAPLLMGFDPNVAVLFSGVGTLIFFVIVAGRVPSYLGSSFAFIAVVIAATGYAGQGPNPNLSVALGGIVGAGVLYGLISLVVMWSGVGWVERLLPPAVTGAVVAAIGLNLAPVAVKAVSAGAFDTWIGLATVLIIGVVAVAAPGLWRRLPIIVGAIGGYLLYLLFANGLGFGKSIDFAPLSAAPWFGLPSFTAPTFQADAIFLIAPVAVILVAENLGHIKAVGAMTGRSLDRYLGRALFADSLATIVAASGGGTGVTTYAENIGVMAATKVYSTLLFAFAAIVSILLGFSPKFGALILSIPGPVIGGLSIVLFGLIAAMAGRIWVENKVDFADPANLITVAVALTAGAGDLTLKFGAFTIGGIGTATFGAIILYQILTLTRARHAD, encoded by the coding sequence ATGGCGACTGCAACAGGCTCCGACGAGCAAACGCAAGGCTATTTTCCGCACTGGAAGCTCAAGTCCTCGGGCGTGATCATGCCGGAGGAACGGCTGCCCTGGGGTCAGACCGTCGTCTCCGGTCTCCAGCATTGCGTCGCAATGTCGGGCTCGACGATCATCGCGCCGCTGTTGATGGGGTTCGATCCCAATGTTGCGGTGCTGTTCTCCGGCGTCGGCACGCTGATCTTCTTCGTCATCGTCGCGGGGCGCGTGCCGAGCTATCTCGGCTCGAGCTTCGCATTCATCGCCGTCGTCATTGCCGCCACCGGCTATGCCGGGCAGGGGCCGAATCCGAATCTGTCAGTTGCGCTCGGTGGCATCGTCGGGGCCGGCGTGCTGTACGGCCTGATTTCGCTGGTCGTGATGTGGTCTGGGGTCGGCTGGGTCGAGAGGCTGCTGCCGCCGGCGGTCACCGGCGCCGTGGTCGCTGCGATCGGTCTCAACCTCGCGCCCGTGGCGGTGAAGGCGGTGAGCGCAGGTGCATTCGACACCTGGATCGGGCTCGCAACCGTTCTGATCATCGGCGTGGTTGCCGTTGCCGCGCCGGGCCTGTGGCGCCGCCTGCCGATCATCGTCGGCGCAATCGGCGGATATCTCTTGTACCTGCTGTTCGCGAACGGCCTCGGCTTCGGCAAGTCGATCGACTTTGCGCCACTCTCGGCCGCGCCGTGGTTCGGCCTGCCGAGCTTCACCGCGCCGACGTTCCAGGCCGATGCAATCTTCCTGATTGCGCCCGTTGCGGTCATCCTCGTCGCCGAGAATCTCGGGCACATCAAGGCCGTCGGCGCCATGACGGGCCGGAGCCTTGATCGCTATCTCGGCCGCGCCCTGTTCGCCGACAGCCTCGCGACCATCGTGGCAGCCAGCGGCGGCGGCACCGGCGTCACCACCTATGCCGAGAACATCGGCGTCATGGCGGCGACGAAGGTCTATTCTACCTTGTTGTTCGCCTTCGCGGCCATTGTGTCGATCCTGCTCGGCTTCTCGCCGAAATTCGGCGCGCTGATCCTCTCGATCCCGGGGCCCGTCATCGGCGGCCTCTCGATCGTGCTGTTCGGGTTGATCGCGGCGATGGCCGGCCGGATCTGGGTCGAGAACAAGGTCGACTTCGCAGATCCCGCGAACCTGATCACCGTCGCGGTGGCGCTCACCGCAGGCGCCGGCGATCTCACGCTCAAATTCGGTGCGTTCACGATCGGCGGAATCGGCACGGCAACCTTCGGTGCCATCATCCTGTACCAGATACTGACCTTGACGCGCGCCCGGCACGCCGACTGA
- a CDS encoding dicarboxylate/amino acid:cation symporter, whose product MTQVAIQPAVLRRRQPWYKILYIQVLIAIALGVLIGYLYPDLGKALKPLGDGFIALIKMMIAPVIFCTVVHGISSMGDLKRVGRVGLKSLIYFETVSTVALAVGLLVGEILQPGHGFNIDPATIDPKSVATYVTKAHEEGIVAHLMAIIPNSYLGAIARGDLLQVLLISILSGFAIAFLGQAGEPIADAIDKAAKMFFGIIRIIVRVAPIGAFGAMAFTVGAYGLGSLLNLAALIGTFYLTSILFVLIVLGAIARLAGFSILRFIAYIKDELLIVLGTSSSETVLPQMIQKMEHLGASRSVVGLVIPTGYSFNLDGTNIYMTLATLFLAQATNTHLTIWQELGILGIAMITSKGASGVTGAGFITLAATLSIVPDIPIQSIAILVGIDKFMSECRALTNLIGNGVACVVISISEGELDRDALHETMAHPLEMGEALEPGGGATS is encoded by the coding sequence ATGACACAAGTCGCGATCCAGCCAGCCGTCCTCCGTCGGCGCCAACCCTGGTACAAGATCCTCTACATCCAGGTCCTGATCGCGATCGCGCTCGGCGTGCTCATTGGCTACCTCTATCCGGATCTCGGCAAGGCCTTGAAGCCGCTCGGCGACGGTTTCATCGCGCTGATCAAGATGATGATCGCGCCGGTGATCTTCTGCACCGTAGTGCACGGCATCTCCTCGATGGGCGACCTCAAGCGCGTCGGCCGGGTCGGGCTGAAATCGCTGATCTATTTCGAGACCGTCTCGACGGTCGCGCTCGCAGTCGGCTTGCTCGTCGGTGAGATTCTCCAGCCCGGCCACGGCTTCAACATCGATCCCGCCACGATCGATCCGAAATCGGTGGCGACCTACGTCACCAAGGCCCACGAAGAGGGCATCGTCGCTCATCTGATGGCGATCATTCCCAACAGCTATCTGGGCGCCATCGCACGCGGCGATCTCCTGCAGGTGCTGCTGATCTCGATCCTCTCGGGCTTCGCCATCGCCTTCCTCGGCCAGGCCGGCGAGCCCATTGCGGACGCGATCGACAAGGCCGCGAAGATGTTCTTCGGCATCATCCGCATCATCGTCCGTGTCGCGCCGATCGGCGCCTTCGGCGCCATGGCGTTCACCGTCGGCGCCTACGGTCTCGGCTCGCTGCTCAACCTCGCGGCCCTGATCGGCACGTTCTATCTGACCAGCATCCTGTTCGTGCTGATCGTACTTGGCGCGATCGCGCGGCTCGCCGGCTTCTCGATCCTGCGCTTCATCGCCTACATCAAGGACGAGCTGTTGATCGTGCTCGGCACCTCGTCTTCCGAGACGGTGCTGCCGCAGATGATCCAGAAGATGGAGCATCTCGGCGCCTCCCGCTCGGTGGTCGGCCTCGTCATCCCTACCGGCTACAGCTTCAACCTCGACGGCACCAACATCTACATGACGCTGGCTACGCTGTTCCTGGCGCAGGCGACCAACACTCATCTGACCATCTGGCAGGAGCTCGGCATCCTCGGCATTGCCATGATTACCTCGAAGGGCGCCTCCGGCGTCACCGGCGCCGGCTTCATCACGCTCGCCGCGACGCTCTCGATCGTGCCCGACATCCCGATCCAGTCGATCGCCATCTTGGTCGGCATCGACAAGTTCATGAGCGAGTGCCGCGCGCTGACCAATTTGATCGGCAACGGCGTCGCCTGCGTCGTCATCAGCATCTCCGAGGGCGAGCTCGACCGCGACGCGCTGCACGAGACCATGGCCCACCCGCTGGAGATGGGCGAAGCCCTGGAGCCTGGCGGTGGCGCAACCTCGTAG